Proteins encoded in a region of the Triticum dicoccoides isolate Atlit2015 ecotype Zavitan chromosome 3A, WEW_v2.0, whole genome shotgun sequence genome:
- the LOC119267044 gene encoding cytochrome P450 704C1-like — MDSPLPFLVALSSLLLILAGLYMTRLGLLGKRRRSYPPVAGTMLHQLLNWGRLPEYMTELSRRYRTFRMLTLTCSSVHTVDPANVEYILRTNFANYGKGTMTHNTMEDLLGDGIFNVDGTKWRHQRKVASFEFSTRMLRDYSSGVFRDMAAQLAGIVAAAAAAGERLSMEDLFMRSTLDSIFKIGFGVNLGALSGSNEEGAAFARAFDNASEQVLYRFLDPLWKAKRLLNIVSEAAMKRSVGTIDDFVYTVIDKKIEQMDRDGQEFARKQDILSRFLLEREKDPGCFDNKYLRDIILNFMIAGRDTTAGTLSWFLYVMCRDQRIQDKIAREVREATTGDHQNVGGVQEFTACLTEDAIGSMHYLHAALTETLRLYPAVPTDVKCCFSDDTLPDGHTVRRGDMVNYLPYAMGRMKFLWGDDAEEFRPERWLDDDGVFVPESPYKFTAFQAGPRICLGKEFAYRQMKIFSATLLYLFRFEMWERDSTVGYRPMLTLKMDGPLCVRASPRRSTGD; from the exons ATGGATTCACCGCTGCCGTTCCTGGTCGCGCTGTCGTCGCTGCTCCTGATCCTAGCCGGCCTGTACATGACGCGCCTGGGCCTGCTCGGCAAGAGGCGCCGGAGCTACCCACCCGTCGCCGGCACCATGCTCCACCAGCTGCTCAActggggccgcctgccggagtacATGACGGAGCTCTCCCGCAGGTACCGCACCTTCCGCATGCTCACTCTGACCTGCAGTTCCGTCCACACCGTCGACCCGGCCAACGTCGAGTACATTCTCCGGACCAACTTCGCCAACTACGGCAAGGGGACGATGACCCATAACACGATGGAGGACCTCCTCGGCGACGGGATCTTCAACGTCGACGGCACCAAGTGGCGTCACCAGCGGAAGGTCGCCAGCTTCGAGTTCAGCACCCGAATGCTCCGGGACTACAGCAGTGGCGTGTTCCGCGACATGGCTGCCCAGCTCGCGGGCATCGTGGCCGCCGCCGCGGCTGCCGGGGAGAGGTTGAGCATGGAGGATCTGTTCATGCGGTCGACGCTGGACTCGATTTTCAAGATTGGGTTCGGGGTCAACCTGGGCGCGCTCTCCGGATCCAACGAGGAGGGTGCGGCGTTCGCCAGGGCGTTCGACAACGCCAGCGAGCAGGTGCTGTACCGGTTCTTGGACCCGCTGTGGAAGGCCAAGAGGCTCCTCAACATCGTGTCGGAGGCGGCCATGAAGCGGTCGGTGGGCACCATCGATGACTTCGTGTACACCGTCATCGACAAGAAGATCGAGCAGATGGACAGAGATGGACAAGAATTC GCCAGGAAACAGGACATACTGTCGAGATTCCTGCTGGAGAGGGAGAAAGACCCCGGCTGCTTCGACAACAAGTACCTGCGGGACATCATACTCAACTTCATGATCGCCGGCCGCGACACCACGGCGGGCACTCTGTCGTGGTTCCTCTACGTCATGTGCAGAGACCAGCGCATCCAGGACAAGATCGCGAGggaggtgcgggaggccaccaccggcgaccaccagAACGTGGGCGGCGTGCAAGAGTTCACGGCGTGCCTGACCGAAGATGCCATCGGCAGCATGCACTACCTCCACGCCGCGCTCACGGAGACCCTCCGGCTGTACCCGGCGGTGCCCACC GATGTCAAATGTTGCTTCTCAGATGACACGTTGCCGGACGGGCACACCGTGAGGAGAGGGGACATGGTGAACTACCTGCCGTACGCGATGGGCCGGATGAAGTTCCTGTGGGGCGACGACGCTGAGGAGTTCAGGCCGGAGAGGTGGCTCGACGACGACGGTGTGTTCGTCCCGGAGAGCCCCTACAAGTTCACCGCTTTCCAG GCGGGGCCTCGGATCTGCTTAGGAAAGGAGTTCGCGTATAGGCAAATGAAGATATTTTCAGCAACTCTTCTCTACCTCTTCAGGTTTGAGATGTGGGAGCGCGACTCGACGGTGGGGTATCGCCCAATGCTCACGCTTAAAATGGACGGCCCGCTCTGTGTTCGCGCGTCGCCCCGACGATCAACCGGAGACTAG